A stretch of DNA from Deltaproteobacteria bacterium:
CTGCCTTTGGTATCCTAGGCCAAGATACATGGTTGTGGATAAAGGTAACAAATAGAGGAGTTAAACAATGATTACAAAGCAATATAAAGACAGAATAGCAACAAGCAACAATCAGCATCTTTTACAGCTGGGGTGGACTTCCCATTTTGAGGCACAGCTGGGAAACGTCCGCAGAGACGAATTCATCCCGGCCAGAGTTGTCGGGGTAATGAAAAATACCTTTCGTATCAATAATGGAAAAGGCGAATGGCTCGCTACCGCATCCGGAAGGCTCAAGCGCCAATCTGATTGCGTGTATCCGGTTACAGGGGATTGGGTCCTGATGGCCGATACCGTGATTTCCAAGGTCTTAGCGCGGAAAAATACGCTGTCACGTGGCGCTGCAGGCACACATGGCAAACAAAATGGGCTACCGCAGAAAGAACAGATAATTGCGGCAAACCTCGATACCGTGTTTGTCGTTTGCGGACTGGACCGTGATTTTAACCTGCGCCGTATCGAACGATACCTGACCCTGGTATACAACTGTGGCCTGAATCCCGTCATCATTCTGACAAAAGCAGATCTTCACCAGAACCCGGAGCGTTTCGTCACTGCAGTGGAACCGGTTGCCTTCGGGGTTCCGACGCACCTGGTTTCGGCGCTGGATTGCAAAGGGCTGGCTCATCTGGAAGCATATTTAACTTCAGGACAGACCACCGTTATGGTTGGGTCTTCCGGTGCCGGTAAATCCACCCTGGTGAATCGGCTCTACGGTAAGACATTGCAGGCTACCGATTCGATAAGCAGTCGTGTGGGGAAGGGAAAGCACACGACTACCAGCCGGGATCTGATTATGATGCCCCAGGGCGGAATGGTGATTGACAATCCCGGTATCCGTGAAATCGCTTTCTGGAATGATGATGACGGAATCGGTGTCGCCTTTCCGGAGATTGAACATCTTGCCCGAGAATGCCGTTTTTCCAATTGCAGCCATATCCACGAACCGGGTTGCCGAATCCTTCAGGCGTTAACTGCCGGAGAGATTTCGCATGACAGAGTGGAAAATTACCAAAAGATGAAACGTGAGCTGTCCTATCTATCAAACCGGCAACGCAAGCGTTCCGACCGAGTGGAAAAGGAACGTTGGAAAGAGGTGTCGTTGAAAATTAAGGCGATGAAAAAGCGAAAACGCAATTGATGAAATTTAAAAAACCGATATCTGGTTTTCAGTTGGACTGCCAGTGAATGGGTCAGGGGTATGCAAGGTCGAAGGCATTGCGGACAAGCTCGATCTCCGTATACCCCTCCAGATCCAGGATGCTGACGACATCGAATCTGGCACCGGCATCGCTCTGGTTGGTGAGTTTTAGATAATACAGGGCGGCCTTGGAGATGCTTCTCTGCTTTCGAGGAGTGACCGCAAATTTAGGGCTGCCGTATGATCGGGAGCGGCGGGTCTTGACTTCCACGAAAACCAGGGTCTTCTTCTCTTTGGCGATGATGTCGATCTCCCCGGATTGGGTCCGGTAGTTCTGCTCGAGAATCTTGTAACCCCGCTTTTTCAGATATCGCACGGCAACGTTTTCGCCTTTTCTGCCGACTGACTGTTTGCTATCCGTCACAGATTTTTTCCCATTGTCGAGGCTTTCCTTCAGTCACGGGCGACCACTGACGAGCGCCGGATGCCCGCCGGCCTTGGATTTTACACCCATAGAACCTAACACCTATAACGTAAAACGATCCGTTTAGACATATTCCTTAACACCCTTGAAACTCCGCCGGTGAATGGGCGTGGCCCCGTATTCCGCGATAGCGGCCCGGTGGGCCTTGGTGGGGTACCCCTTGTGCCCGGCGAACCCGTACTGGGGAAATTCCCGGTCGTATCGCGCCATCATGTTGTCCCGGGTCACCTTGGCGATAATGGATGCCGCTGCAATCGAAACGCTTTTGGCATCCCCCTTGGGAATGGGGTCTTGATGGATCTCCGCAGGAATTTCGAAGATGCCGTCGATAAGGAGGCAATCCGGCCGCTGACCGAGGCAGGCGACCGCCATGGCCATGGATTGGAGGGAAGCTTGCAGAATGTTGATTTCGTCTATGCGGGACGGGCCAACAACGCCGACGCCGACGGCAACGGCGCGCCGGTATATTTCGCCGAACAGGGTCCGCCGTTTTTTGTGGCTCAACTTTTTTGAATCATCCACGCCTGCAATGTCGCAAGCGGCAGGTAAAATAACGGCCGCAGACACGACGGGGCCGGCCAGGGGACCCCGGCCGGCCTCATCGACGCCGGCGATGTTTTTGAAACCCTTCTCCCGCGCGGCGTTCTCGTACGCCCACATGTCGGTCGTCATTTTAGGTTAAGCGGCGTTCCCTGATCCTGGCGGCCTTGCCGCGCAGCTTGCGGAGGTAGTAAATTTTTGCCCGCCGCACCCGGCCCCGCGTAATAACCTCGATACGGTCAATAATCGGCGAATGCATGGGGAAAATACGCTCCACCCCGACACCGTAAGACACCTTGCGCACCGTAAAAGAAGCGTTGGTGGACCCCTTGCGCTTGCTGATCACCACCCCTTGAAACGCCTGAATGCGCTCCTTTTCACCTTCTTTGATTTTCACGTGCACCCTGACGGTATCGCCCGGAATGAAGTGGGGCAGGTCCAGGCGCATCATCTCCTTTTCCAACTGCTTGATCTTTTCCATCTTATCGACTCCAATGATTGTATTTCACCTGCTAGGCGGGTGAGTTTTTCCCTTTTTCCGTTTCGACTATCGATTCTTGAACCTAAGCTGGACTCATCTACGCACTAACAACCGGTCCAGCATGATCGCCGCGGCCGACCGTACCGGCAGATGATTGTAGTCCGTTCCGCCGGAAAGCGGTTCGAGCACGTAATCGGCCCGCTCCATGAAGCTGTCCGCCAGCCCCCAGGCCGTACCCAGCGTCAACACCGCCGGCTTTCCGCTTTCGAGCATGGCCCGGAACTGCCCGAAACTCATATGGGGCGGTTGCGACCTGGCGCTGGTGGCCACGGTTACCGGATCGGCTTCTTCTTCCCGGCCGATATCAGCCAGAACCTCGTCGTAGGATTCTTTGACGCGAATCAGAAGCAACGCTTCGCGCCTGAGCGGGTTGTAATCCCCGCCGGCCCCGGTGACCCAGTGAGCCACAATTTTATCCACGAGGTCTATCTGGTC
This window harbors:
- the rsgA gene encoding ribosome small subunit-dependent GTPase A codes for the protein MITKQYKDRIATSNNQHLLQLGWTSHFEAQLGNVRRDEFIPARVVGVMKNTFRINNGKGEWLATASGRLKRQSDCVYPVTGDWVLMADTVISKVLARKNTLSRGAAGTHGKQNGLPQKEQIIAANLDTVFVVCGLDRDFNLRRIERYLTLVYNCGLNPVIILTKADLHQNPERFVTAVEPVAFGVPTHLVSALDCKGLAHLEAYLTSGQTTVMVGSSGAGKSTLVNRLYGKTLQATDSISSRVGKGKHTTTSRDLIMMPQGGMVIDNPGIREIAFWNDDDGIGVAFPEIEHLARECRFSNCSHIHEPGCRILQALTAGEISHDRVENYQKMKRELSYLSNRQRKRSDRVEKERWKEVSLKIKAMKKRKRN
- a CDS encoding YraN family protein, translated to MTDSKQSVGRKGENVAVRYLKKRGYKILEQNYRTQSGEIDIIAKEKKTLVFVEVKTRRSRSYGSPKFAVTPRKQRSISKAALYYLKLTNQSDAGARFDVVSILDLEGYTEIELVRNAFDLAYP
- a CDS encoding ribonuclease HII — its product is MTTDMWAYENAAREKGFKNIAGVDEAGRGPLAGPVVSAAVILPAACDIAGVDDSKKLSHKKRRTLFGEIYRRAVAVGVGVVGPSRIDEINILQASLQSMAMAVACLGQRPDCLLIDGIFEIPAEIHQDPIPKGDAKSVSIAAASIIAKVTRDNMMARYDREFPQYGFAGHKGYPTKAHRAAIAEYGATPIHRRSFKGVKEYV
- the rplS gene encoding 50S ribosomal protein L19, which gives rise to MEKIKQLEKEMMRLDLPHFIPGDTVRVHVKIKEGEKERIQAFQGVVISKRKGSTNASFTVRKVSYGVGVERIFPMHSPIIDRIEVITRGRVRRAKIYYLRKLRGKAARIRERRLT
- a CDS encoding RNA methyltransferase — its product is MLKALSGPNLHVALIHHPVVSKNGETIASAVTNLDLHDIARTAKTYGVRSFYVVTPLKDQIDLVDKIVAHWVTGAGGDYNPLRREALLLIRVKESYDEVLADIGREEEADPVTVATSARSQPPHMSFGQFRAMLESGKPAVLTLGTAWGLADSFMERADYVLEPLSGGTDYNHLPVRSAAAIMLDRLLVRR